In one window of Campylobacter hepaticus DNA:
- the napH gene encoding quinol dehydrogenase ferredoxin subunit NapH yields MMRYLLARRIVQFGILALFSFESTNFILQGNLSSSKLFNTIPLSDPFAFLQIVLASWSIDFMVLIGALIIFFIYGLLLGRVFCSWVCPVNLITDFAAFIRNRFAFKNKFLILPKNLRYFVLALVLILSFVFSLPVFESFSYIAIIHRGIIFATSSWLFVAFILFCIDVFLSPRAICSHFCPLGAFYAFISYFALLKIKHNSDKCTQCYKCIHICPEKQVLWMIGKKSASVTSGECIRCARCIEVCNDDALNFNIFDLRNKK; encoded by the coding sequence ATGATGAGGTATTTACTTGCTAGACGTATTGTTCAGTTTGGAATTTTAGCTCTTTTTAGTTTTGAAAGTACTAATTTTATTTTGCAAGGAAATTTAAGTTCTTCTAAACTTTTTAATACTATACCTTTAAGCGATCCTTTTGCTTTTTTGCAAATTGTTTTAGCAAGTTGGAGCATAGATTTCATGGTTTTAATTGGAGCTTTGATTATCTTTTTTATTTATGGTTTGCTTTTAGGAAGGGTTTTTTGCTCTTGGGTTTGTCCTGTAAATTTAATTACTGATTTTGCTGCTTTTATAAGAAATCGTTTTGCTTTTAAAAATAAATTTTTAATTTTACCTAAAAATTTACGTTATTTTGTTTTAGCTTTGGTTTTAATCCTTTCTTTTGTATTTTCTTTGCCTGTATTTGAGAGTTTTTCTTATATAGCCATAATTCACAGGGGGATTATTTTTGCTACAAGTTCTTGGCTTTTTGTAGCCTTTATACTTTTTTGTATTGATGTTTTTTTAAGCCCTAGAGCTATTTGCTCGCATTTTTGTCCACTTGGAGCTTTTTATGCTTTTATTTCTTATTTTGCTTTGCTTAAGATAAAGCATAATAGTGATAAATGTACTCAGTGCTATAAATGTATTCACATTTGTCCTGAAAAACAAGTTTTATGGATGATCGGTAAAAAAAGTGCTAGTGTAACATCAGGAGAATGTATAAGGTGTGCAAGATGTATAGAAGTTTGTAATGATGATGCTTTAAATTTTAATATATTTGACTTAAGGAATAAAAAATGA
- the napG gene encoding ferredoxin-type protein NapG: MKDRREFFVDIFKTLCFCTTSGFLVNFALKADDNYILRPPGAENKARFLSKCIRCGLCVKACPYNTLKLATLLDSPKNGTPFFQAREIPCYLCEDMPCIKECPTDALDKKHLKKGIESLKMGIAIIDSASCVAHWGIQCDACYRACPLIDKALKLDLRRNERTAKHAFLLPSVDHEVCVGCGLCELACITQKPAIRVLPQEYVLGKASPHYVKGWDQKDEERIKDSDTSKHFNSNKATNYLNAGEL, from the coding sequence ATGAAAGATAGAAGAGAATTTTTTGTTGATATTTTTAAAACTTTATGTTTTTGTACAACAAGTGGATTTTTAGTTAATTTTGCGTTAAAAGCTGATGATAATTATATTTTACGTCCACCTGGAGCTGAAAATAAGGCAAGATTTTTAAGCAAGTGTATCCGTTGCGGACTTTGTGTAAAAGCTTGTCCTTATAATACTTTAAAGCTTGCTACTTTACTAGATAGTCCTAAAAATGGTACACCTTTTTTTCAAGCAAGAGAAATTCCTTGTTATCTTTGTGAGGATATGCCTTGTATTAAAGAATGTCCAACGGATGCTTTGGATAAAAAACATTTAAAAAAAGGTATAGAATCTTTAAAAATGGGCATTGCTATTATTGATAGTGCTTCTTGTGTTGCACATTGGGGAATTCAGTGTGATGCTTGTTATAGAGCTTGTCCTTTGATTGATAAGGCCTTAAAACTTGATCTTAGGCGTAATGAACGCACTGCTAAACATGCTTTTTTGTTACCTAGTGTAGATCATGAAGTGTGTGTAGGTTGTGGACTTTGTGAACTTGCTTGTATTACTCAAAAACCTGCTATTCGTGTTTTGCCTCAAGAATACGTTTTAGGTAAAGCAAGTCCTCATTATGTTAAAGGTTGGGATCAAAAAGATGAAGAGCGTATTAAAGATTCTGATACTTCTAAGCATTTTAATTCTAATAAAGCTACTAATTATTTAAATGCAGGAGAGCTATGA
- the tpx gene encoding thiol peroxidase, which produces MSSVNFKGSPVKLKGHSIEVGADAPKITLKAKDLSPIEVAVSGKTQIILSLPSLDTPVCATEAREFNKKVASYDGAEVLVVSMDLPFAMGRFCSTEGIENLSVASDFVAKEFGEKYGVLIGDGALEGLLARAVFVVKDGKIVYKELVDEITQMPDIEKLDAFLNGSCCGGCGCH; this is translated from the coding sequence ATGAGTTCAGTAAATTTTAAAGGAAGTCCTGTAAAACTCAAAGGACATTCTATAGAAGTTGGAGCAGATGCTCCTAAAATAACACTTAAAGCTAAAGATTTAAGTCCAATTGAAGTTGCTGTTTCAGGTAAAACCCAAATTATTTTAAGTCTTCCTAGTTTAGATACACCAGTTTGTGCTACTGAGGCAAGAGAATTTAATAAAAAAGTAGCAAGTTATGATGGGGCTGAAGTACTTGTTGTGAGTATGGATTTGCCTTTTGCTATGGGTAGATTTTGCAGTACAGAAGGTATAGAAAATTTAAGTGTTGCAAGTGACTTTGTAGCAAAAGAATTTGGTGAAAAATATGGTGTTTTAATCGGTGATGGCGCTTTAGAAGGACTTTTAGCTCGTGCTGTATTTGTAGTTAAAGATGGCAAAATAGTTTATAAAGAACTTGTTGATGAGATAACGCAAATGCCAGATATTGAAAAACTTGATGCTTTTTTAAACGGTAGTTGTTGTGGTGGTTGTGGTTGCCATTAA
- a CDS encoding napL protein, whose amino-acid sequence MKKFLFIFNLLCAMSFAYELKINSNLTTLKFYKQKLYIGTDKGEILEYSVQDKSLKELLSLPKIENYYGNDFAKIYSIDVFKDMLLILSEGNFGSKNLSFYDKNLQTKKLEENSISKAFFINSNTYLLVSIGSEIELVDRNLTHIKRFKFSHSSLNDAVLSEDKNKLVAGFESGEVELFDLSKWKILKNYDKIHKDNIYQVDFKNNTILSCGTDRRIGLIKNEEENFLQKDFLIYTCALSPNGNLAIYSDNEAGMSEVFDTNSLKLIKTFSNEKIMSEFIIFLNDKEFVLSGFGDKIIFRSIDE is encoded by the coding sequence ATGAAAAAATTTCTTTTTATTTTTAATCTTTTATGTGCTATGTCTTTTGCTTATGAATTAAAAATCAACTCAAACCTTACAACATTAAAATTTTATAAGCAAAAATTATATATAGGTACAGATAAAGGTGAAATTTTGGAATATAGTGTACAAGATAAAAGTTTAAAAGAGCTTTTATCTTTACCTAAAATAGAAAATTATTATGGCAATGATTTTGCTAAAATTTATAGCATTGATGTATTTAAAGATATGCTTTTAATACTTAGTGAGGGTAATTTTGGATCTAAAAATTTAAGTTTTTATGATAAAAATTTGCAAACTAAAAAACTTGAGGAAAATAGTATAAGCAAAGCATTTTTTATAAATTCAAATACCTATCTTTTGGTTTCTATAGGTTCTGAAATAGAATTAGTTGATAGAAATTTAACCCATATTAAAAGATTTAAATTTTCTCATTCTAGTCTTAATGATGCAGTATTGAGTGAAGATAAAAATAAACTTGTTGCTGGTTTTGAAAGTGGAGAAGTTGAGCTTTTTGATTTATCAAAATGGAAAATACTTAAAAATTATGATAAAATACATAAAGATAATATTTACCAAGTAGATTTTAAAAACAATACTATTTTAAGTTGCGGGACAGACAGACGCATAGGTTTAATTAAAAATGAAGAAGAAAATTTTTTACAAAAAGATTTTTTAATTTATACTTGTGCTTTAAGTCCTAATGGTAATTTAGCCATTTACAGCGATAATGAAGCTGGTATGAGTGAAGTTTTTGATACAAATAGTCTTAAATTAATTAAAACTTTTAGTAATGAAAAAATAATGAGTGAATTTATTATTTTTTTAAATGATAAAGAATTTGTTCTTTCTGGTTTTGGAGATAAGATAATATTTAGGAGTATTGATGAATAA
- a CDS encoding chaperone NapD, translated as MNNLSSVLILTKEEYINDLKKAISKIPLCSVELCENGKMIVVIESENLEDELNSYKMLETLPHIISINMVFSYQNLDKDMQQAINSGAIQTITKNENAKDIRYYGSIFNHFT; from the coding sequence ATGAATAATCTTTCTAGTGTATTGATTTTAACAAAAGAAGAATATATTAATGATTTAAAAAAAGCTATTTCTAAAATTCCTTTATGCTCGGTAGAACTTTGTGAAAATGGAAAAATGATAGTTGTGATTGAAAGTGAAAATTTAGAAGATGAATTAAATTCATATAAAATGCTTGAAACATTACCTCATATTATTAGTATTAACATGGTATTTTCTTATCAGAATTTAGATAAAGATATGCAACAAGCGATTAATAGTGGGGCAATACAAACTATAACAAAGAATGAAAATGCTAAAGATATACGTTATTATGGAAGTATTTTTAATCATTTCACTTAA
- the napA gene encoding periplasmic nitrate reductase subunit alpha: MNRRDFIKNTAIASAASVAGLSIPNSMLGAQEDWKWDKAVCRFCGTGCGIMIARKDGKIVATKGDPAAPVNRGLNCIKGYFNAKIMYGEDRLVMPLLRMNDKGEFDKKGKFQQVSWQRAFDEMEKQFKKAYNELGVKGVGIFGSGQYTIQEGYAALKLAKAGFRTNNIDPNARHCMASAVVGFMQTFGVDEPSGCYDDIELTDTIVTWGANMAEMHPILWSRVSDRKLSNLDKVKVVNLSTFSNRTSNIADIEIIFKPNTDLAIWNYIAREIVYNHPQAMDEKFIKEHCVFATGYADIGYGMRNNPNHPKFKPSEKDTVEKENVITLDEEEAIALSYLGVKAGDKFEMKHSKVADYNWEISFEEFKKGLAPYTLEYTAKVAKGDDNESLEDFKKKLQELANLYIEKNRKVVSFWTMGFNQHTRGSWVNEQAYMVHFLLGKQAKPGSGAFSLTGQPSACGTAREVGTFSHRLPADMVVANPKHREIAEKIWKIPSKTINPKPGSPYLNIMRDLEDGKIKFAWVQVNNPWQNTANANHWIAAARDMDNFIVVSDCYPGISAKVADLILPSAMIYEKWGSYGNAERRTQHWKQQVLPVGAAMSDTWQILEFAKRFKLKEVWKEQKVDDKLTLPNVLEEAKAMGYSENDTLFDVLFANKEAKSFNANDFVGKGFDNTDVKGDERKIEGSDGKEFKGYGFFIQKYLWEEYRKFGLGHGHDLADFDTYHKVRGLRWPVVNGKETQWRFNTKFDYYAKKADPDSDFAFYGTFNKMLAKGNLKAPKDDKKYSIENKAKIFFRPFMKAPERPSKEYPFWLATGRVLEHWHSGTMTMRVPELYRAVPEALCYMSEKDGEKLGLNQGDLVWVESRRGKVKARVDMRGRNKPPIGLVYVPWFDENVYINKVTLDATCPLSKQTDFKKCAVKIYKA; the protein is encoded by the coding sequence ATGAATAGAAGGGATTTTATTAAAAATACCGCTATTGCAAGTGCTGCTAGTGTTGCAGGATTGAGTATTCCAAATTCTATGCTTGGGGCGCAAGAAGATTGGAAATGGGATAAAGCTGTTTGTAGATTTTGTGGGACAGGATGTGGGATTATGATAGCTAGAAAAGATGGTAAAATCGTGGCTACAAAAGGTGATCCTGCAGCACCTGTAAATCGTGGGCTTAATTGTATAAAAGGTTATTTTAATGCTAAAATAATGTATGGTGAGGATAGGCTTGTTATGCCTTTATTGCGAATGAATGATAAAGGTGAATTTGATAAAAAAGGTAAATTTCAACAAGTTTCTTGGCAAAGGGCTTTTGATGAAATGGAAAAACAATTTAAAAAAGCTTATAATGAATTAGGTGTTAAAGGTGTAGGAATTTTTGGGAGCGGTCAGTATACCATTCAAGAAGGTTATGCAGCTTTAAAACTTGCAAAAGCGGGTTTTAGAACAAATAATATCGATCCTAATGCAAGGCATTGTATGGCTTCTGCAGTTGTTGGTTTTATGCAAACTTTTGGAGTAGATGAGCCCTCAGGTTGTTATGATGATATAGAATTAACAGATACTATTGTCACTTGGGGAGCAAATATGGCTGAAATGCATCCTATACTTTGGTCAAGGGTGAGTGATAGAAAATTAAGTAATCTTGATAAGGTAAAAGTTGTCAATTTAAGTACTTTTTCTAATAGAACCTCAAATATTGCAGATATTGAAATTATTTTCAAACCTAATACAGATTTAGCTATATGGAATTATATAGCAAGAGAAATTGTTTATAATCATCCTCAAGCAATGGATGAAAAATTTATTAAAGAACATTGTGTATTTGCAACAGGCTATGCTGATATTGGTTATGGTATGAGAAATAATCCAAATCATCCTAAATTTAAACCAAGTGAAAAAGATACAGTTGAGAAAGAAAATGTTATAACTTTAGATGAAGAAGAAGCTATAGCTCTTTCTTATCTTGGTGTTAAAGCAGGTGATAAATTTGAAATGAAACATTCAAAAGTGGCTGATTATAATTGGGAAATTTCTTTTGAAGAATTTAAAAAAGGATTGGCTCCTTATACTTTAGAATACACAGCTAAAGTTGCTAAAGGTGATGATAATGAATCTTTAGAAGATTTTAAGAAAAAACTTCAAGAATTAGCTAATTTATACATTGAAAAAAATCGCAAAGTGGTTAGTTTTTGGACTATGGGTTTTAATCAACACACAAGAGGTTCATGGGTAAATGAACAAGCTTATATGGTGCATTTTTTACTAGGAAAACAAGCAAAACCAGGTAGTGGAGCTTTTTCTTTAACGGGTCAACCAAGTGCTTGTGGTACTGCTAGAGAAGTGGGTACATTTTCGCATCGTTTACCTGCAGATATGGTTGTTGCTAATCCAAAACATAGAGAAATTGCAGAAAAAATTTGGAAAATACCTTCAAAAACTATTAATCCAAAACCAGGTTCTCCTTATCTTAATATTATGAGAGATTTAGAAGATGGAAAAATTAAATTTGCTTGGGTGCAAGTTAATAATCCATGGCAAAACACCGCAAATGCAAACCATTGGATTGCAGCTGCTAGGGATATGGATAATTTTATTGTTGTTAGTGATTGTTATCCTGGAATTTCAGCTAAGGTGGCTGATCTTATTTTGCCAAGTGCTATGATTTATGAAAAATGGGGTTCTTATGGTAATGCTGAAAGAAGAACACAGCATTGGAAACAACAAGTTTTACCAGTGGGTGCTGCAATGAGTGATACTTGGCAAATTTTAGAATTTGCAAAACGTTTTAAACTAAAAGAAGTTTGGAAAGAACAAAAAGTAGATGATAAGCTTACTTTGCCTAATGTTTTAGAAGAAGCAAAAGCTATGGGTTATAGTGAAAATGATACGCTTTTTGACGTTTTATTTGCTAATAAAGAAGCTAAAAGTTTTAATGCTAACGATTTTGTTGGAAAAGGTTTTGATAATACTGATGTTAAGGGTGATGAAAGAAAGATTGAAGGCAGCGATGGAAAAGAATTTAAAGGTTATGGCTTTTTTATTCAAAAATATCTTTGGGAAGAATACCGTAAATTTGGTTTAGGTCATGGTCATGATTTAGCTGATTTTGATACTTATCATAAGGTTAGAGGTTTAAGATGGCCAGTAGTTAATGGTAAAGAAACGCAATGGAGATTTAATACTAAATTTGATTATTATGCTAAAAAAGCTGATCCTGATTCAGATTTTGCTTTTTATGGCACATTTAACAAAATGCTTGCAAAAGGTAATTTAAAGGCGCCTAAAGATGATAAAAAATATAGTATTGAAAATAAAGCTAAAATTTTCTTTAGACCATTTATGAAAGCTCCTGAAAGACCAAGTAAAGAATATCCATTTTGGCTTGCAACAGGAAGGGTTTTAGAACACTGGCATAGTGGAACCATGACTATGCGTGTGCCTGAGCTTTATCGTGCAGTGCCTGAGGCGCTTTGTTATATGAGTGAAAAAGATGGAGAAAAATTAGGTCTTAATCAAGGGGATTTAGTTTGGGTGGAATCTCGTCGTGGTAAAGTTAAAGCAAGAGTGGATATGCGTGGAAGGAATAAACCACCTATAGGTCTTGTTTATGTACCATGGTTTGATGAAAATGTTTATATTAATAAAGTTACTTTAGATGCAACTTGTCCTTTATCTAAACAAACTGATTTTAAAAAATGTGCAGTGAAAATTTACAAAGCTTAA
- the ciaD gene encoding effector protein CiaD, producing MNLEDLAKKTISEVSSIMEEQRKQNEILKDQDQKITIKDEFICEEIENKEKLSNIISLEELQENQIIQNDTIKDENIQQKEIKASHLNFTTQVSTINEDIFLKNLRERILVLFEGLNSIEQDQIENRVNLTINFLEFLLANIEDKLKK from the coding sequence ATGAATTTGGAAGATTTGGCTAAAAAAACTATTAGTGAAGTAAGTTCTATAATGGAAGAACAAAGAAAACAAAATGAAATTTTAAAAGATCAAGATCAAAAAATTACAATAAAAGATGAGTTTATTTGCGAAGAGATTGAAAATAAAGAAAAATTGTCAAATATCATTTCTTTAGAAGAATTACAGGAAAATCAAATAATACAAAATGATACTATTAAAGATGAGAATATACAACAAAAAGAAATAAAAGCATCTCATTTAAATTTTACAACACAAGTTTCAACTATAAATGAAGATATATTTTTAAAAAATCTTAGAGAAAGAATTTTAGTACTTTTTGAGGGTTTAAATAGTATAGAACAAGATCAAATTGAAAATAGAGTAAATTTAACCATAAACTTTTTAGAGTTTTTGCTTGCAAACATTGAAGATAAACTTAAAAAATAA
- a CDS encoding tetratricopeptide repeat protein, with the protein MKNTVTEASIYEAQGLKDEALEIYKNILKENPDNQNAIDAIRRLSGFRSKHKDLNTQMLDFFINMKSDEEINEFKRWLIKI; encoded by the coding sequence ATGAAAAATACAGTCACTGAAGCTTCTATTTATGAAGCTCAAGGGCTTAAAGATGAAGCTTTAGAGATTTATAAAAATATCTTAAAAGAAAATCCTGATAATCAAAATGCCATTGATGCAATTCGCCGTCTTAGCGGATTTCGATCAAAACATAAGGATTTAAATACCCAAATGTTGGATTTTTTTATCAATATGAAAAGTGATGAAGAAATTAATGAATTTAAAAGGTGGTTGATAAAAATATGA
- a CDS encoding nitrate reductase cytochrome c-type subunit: protein MKKKLILFTSVVMAYAINNGISSEEIGLRKASLENENKVKLVEANFTSLQPGESTRLERSYENAPPLIPHAIEDLLPITKDNNMCLTCHDKSVAADTGATPLPASHYYDFRHNKTTGNVISDARFNCTQCHVPQSDAKPLVGNSFKPEFKNKQLKNNSNLLDVINEGVK, encoded by the coding sequence ATGAAAAAGAAATTGATTTTATTTACAAGTGTTGTAATGGCTTATGCAATAAATAATGGAATAAGTTCAGAAGAAATTGGACTTAGAAAAGCGAGTTTAGAAAATGAAAATAAAGTAAAATTAGTAGAAGCAAATTTTACAAGTTTACAACCTGGAGAATCAACACGTTTAGAGCGTTCTTATGAAAATGCACCCCCGCTTATACCTCATGCTATTGAAGACTTATTGCCCATCACTAAAGATAATAATATGTGTTTAACTTGCCATGATAAAAGTGTAGCAGCAGATACTGGTGCAACTCCACTTCCTGCAAGTCATTATTATGATTTTAGGCATAATAAAACTACAGGAAATGTAATTAGTGATGCGCGTTTTAATTGTACTCAATGTCATGTTCCTCAAAGTGATGCAAAACCTTTAGTTGGAAATAGTTTTAAGCCTGAATTTAAAAATAAACAACTAAAAAATAACTCGAATTTACTAGATGTAATTAATGAGGGTGTTAAATAA